Within the Photobacterium swingsii genome, the region ATCACTATAACAGCCATTAGTAGTGTCGTGATCCCTTTCACTATGCCTGTGATGTTTACTTTGTTCATGCCTGAGCTTTCACTCGCGATTCCGCTTAAGACTGCGATCCTACAATTAACTGTAGTCACGCTGTTGCCTGTATTAGTCGGCATGGGCTTACGCCATTATACAGATGAAACATGGTTTACTTCGTTTGCAGAAAAAGCAGGTAAAAGTGCACTTTGGGCTTTGTTTTTCACCGTTATAATTACAGTTACTGCTAATACTGAAGTGTTCCACTTATTTGCTTCGAAGGCGACGCTTGCTGTAGTTGCATTGTGTCTTTTAGGCATGGCGCTTGGGGCCTTAATTGCACGTGTGATGGGTGAGAAGACGGCGATAGTAAAAACATTTGCAATTGAGGTTGGGGTGCAAAATGCAGGAACTGCGATTTTTGCAGCAGTCATTTTATTAGGTCGACCTGAGTTTGCAATAACGCCTTTGCTTTATGGGATCTTAATGAACATTCCCGCATTTGGCCTTATTTATTTGTACCGCATGCAGCAACGCAAGGTGTTAGCGTAAGGCTTCATTAACACGAGCATGTACTAATCAGCCAGATTGAAAATATAAAAAACGGCAGCTATGAGGCTGCCGTTTTTCGTAATTGTGATAAGCAATCAAATTAGTTGCTAACTAATGCGTGCGCACGCTGTGATAGGCCGCAAAGCATCATAGGCACAGATTTAAAGATCTCTTCAAACTGTGCAAGGCCATCTGCGCCTTCTTCAGATAGTGCTTGCATTGCATTTTCTGGATCGTATAGCAGGCTGATAGACAGTAATACACCGCCAA harbors:
- a CDS encoding bile acid:sodium symporter family protein: MSQMLLTVALPMALAWMMLCVGMTLSIADFKRVSQYPFKVIAALLAQLVGLPLLAYGIITLLGLPEPVAVGLWLLALAPGGASSNAITHLSGGDSALSITITAISSVVIPFTMPVMFTLFMPELSLAIPLKTAILQLTVVTLLPVLVGMGLRHYTDETWFTSFAEKAGKSALWALFFTVIITVTANTEVFHLFASKATLAVVALCLLGMALGALIARVMGEKTAIVKTFAIEVGVQNAGTAIFAAVILLGRPEFAITPLLYGILMNIPAFGLIYLYRMQQRKVLA